Proteins from a genomic interval of Tenacibaculum sp. SZ-18:
- the rimP gene encoding ribosome assembly cofactor RimP, with product MNQDKVRALLQEALDENPSLFLIDLKFTANSKIKVIVDGDSGVPLSEIIRISRNIEHNLDREEEDFSLEVTSPDISDSLKVKRQYNKNLNRILNVKTGESEFEGTLIEIQEENIVLTWKVREPKPIGKGKHTVEKVQEIPFDSITEAKVKIIF from the coding sequence ATGAATCAAGATAAAGTAAGAGCATTATTACAGGAAGCACTGGATGAAAATCCGTCATTATTTCTTATTGATTTAAAATTTACTGCCAATAGTAAGATTAAAGTAATTGTTGATGGAGATTCAGGAGTTCCACTTAGTGAAATCATTCGAATTAGTAGAAATATTGAGCATAATTTAGATAGGGAAGAAGAAGACTTTTCTTTAGAGGTTACTTCTCCTGATATATCGGATTCGTTAAAAGTAAAACGTCAGTATAATAAAAATTTAAACCGAATTCTTAACGTGAAAACTGGAGAAAGCGAGTTTGAAGGTACACTGATTGAAATTCAGGAAGAAAATATTGTGCTAACTTGGAAGGTAAGAGAGCCTAAACCAATTGGCAAAGGAAAACACACGGTAGAAAAAGTTCAAGAAATACCGTTTGATAGTATAACAGAAGCAAAAGTGAAGATCATATTTTAA
- a CDS encoding SPOR domain-containing protein: MHLYCKNLFCLALLLTGFLYSFSQSNYTDNEKINSLLEKKREYNKNNETIYKIQLYNGNEKIARTIKQNYMMKFQGIPKLKYEAPEWKVHVGEYYSKIEADRSLNKIKEKFTGAIVIRFRK; encoded by the coding sequence ATGCATCTATATTGTAAAAATTTATTTTGTTTAGCCCTATTACTAACTGGTTTTTTATATAGTTTTTCTCAATCTAATTATACAGATAATGAGAAGATTAATTCGCTCTTAGAAAAGAAAAGAGAATACAATAAGAACAATGAAACTATTTACAAGATACAGTTGTATAATGGCAATGAAAAAATAGCACGTACTATCAAACAAAATTACATGATGAAGTTTCAGGGCATCCCAAAATTAAAATATGAAGCCCCAGAATGGAAAGTACATGTTGGAGAATACTATTCAAAAATTGAAGCTGATCGTTCATTAAATAAAATCAAGGAAAAATTTACAGGAGCTATCGTTATCCGATTTAGAAAATAG
- the infB gene encoding translation initiation factor IF-2 has product MAEAKKLRLNRVLRELNISLDRAVEHLAKNGHEIEARPTTKISDSEYQVLLDGFQTDKSKRVASKEVSEEKRKEKEEIRKRIEAEQEAKRAEEEAKKQEILKARADKPKLKTVGKIDIGTQKSIPTTEVKEEPKQEVKEPVKLKEAVVNSEVKKEVESPKQVVQTVTPKVGRQELKKKEPKKTEIPKQKVAQISKPPVKKEEPKKQTESKKEITPENAEKIKTKYQKLDGPKMTGQKIDLKQFERPKKKKPDANKGNDNADKKKRRRITKPGTSANNNQQGNNRVGQGQGNRNQANRNQGNRRGNQGNRRGRRPEVKKEELTEAEIQKQVRETLEKLQGKSNKGKGAKYRREKRDQHRQQVEAEMQAAQENILKVTEFVTVSEVATMMDKPVTDIISACMMLGMMVTMNQRLDAETLQIVAEEFNYKVEFVGAEVEESIEEVEDSPEELLPRAPIITVMGHVDHGKTSLLDYIRKANVIAGESGGITQHIGAYSVTLEDGQKIAFLDTPGHEAFTAMRARGAQVTDLVIIVIAADDDVMPQTKEAISHAQAADVPIVFAINKVDKPNANPDNIRTQLSSMNLLVEDWGGNIQSQEISAKTGQGIDELLEKVLLEAEVLELKANPDKNAVGTVVEALLDKGRGYVSTILVQAGTLRIGDYLLAGKHSGKVRAMFDERGNKIKEAGPSTPVSILGLDGAPQAGDKFNVFEDEREAKQIAAKRSQLQREQSVRTQKTLTLDEIGRRIALGDFKELNIILKGDVDGSVEALTDSFQKLSTEEIQVNILHKGVGAITESDVLLASASDAIIIGFNVRPQGNARNVADREEVDIRTYSIIYDAINDLKDAMEGMLSPEMKEEIIGNVEIREVYKISKVGNIAGCMVMSGKITRDSNIRIIRDGIVVHDGTLASLKRFKDDVKEVTKGYDCGLQIKGYNDIKEGDVIEVYIEVAVKKKLK; this is encoded by the coding sequence ATGGCTGAAGCTAAAAAATTAAGACTAAACAGAGTTTTAAGAGAATTAAATATCTCTTTAGATAGAGCAGTGGAACATTTAGCAAAGAATGGTCACGAAATCGAGGCGCGTCCAACTACTAAGATTTCTGATTCAGAATACCAAGTGTTGTTAGATGGTTTCCAAACGGATAAGTCTAAGCGTGTTGCTTCTAAAGAAGTAAGCGAAGAAAAGCGTAAGGAGAAAGAAGAAATACGCAAAAGAATCGAGGCTGAACAAGAAGCCAAAAGAGCTGAAGAAGAAGCAAAGAAACAAGAGATTCTTAAAGCTAGAGCAGATAAGCCTAAATTAAAAACTGTTGGTAAAATAGATATTGGTACGCAAAAATCTATACCAACTACTGAAGTAAAAGAGGAACCTAAACAAGAAGTTAAGGAGCCTGTTAAACTTAAAGAAGCAGTTGTTAACAGCGAAGTAAAAAAAGAGGTAGAATCACCTAAACAAGTTGTGCAAACTGTGACGCCAAAGGTTGGAAGGCAAGAGCTTAAAAAGAAAGAGCCAAAGAAAACTGAAATCCCAAAACAGAAGGTGGCCCAGATTAGTAAACCACCTGTGAAAAAGGAAGAGCCTAAGAAACAAACTGAGTCGAAAAAAGAGATTACTCCAGAGAATGCGGAGAAAATTAAGACAAAGTACCAGAAATTGGATGGTCCTAAAATGACAGGTCAAAAAATTGATTTGAAACAATTTGAAAGACCGAAGAAAAAGAAACCTGATGCAAATAAGGGTAATGATAACGCTGATAAGAAAAAGCGAAGAAGAATTACTAAACCAGGGACCAGTGCTAATAACAATCAACAAGGAAATAACAGAGTTGGTCAAGGTCAAGGAAATAGAAACCAAGCAAACCGTAATCAGGGAAATAGGAGAGGAAACCAAGGGAATAGAAGAGGAAGAAGACCTGAGGTTAAAAAAGAGGAGTTAACGGAAGCTGAAATCCAAAAACAAGTAAGAGAAACTCTTGAAAAGCTTCAAGGGAAATCTAACAAGGGCAAAGGAGCTAAGTATAGACGAGAGAAAAGAGATCAACACAGGCAACAGGTTGAAGCAGAAATGCAAGCAGCTCAGGAAAATATCTTAAAAGTAACTGAGTTTGTAACAGTGAGTGAGGTTGCTACTATGATGGATAAACCCGTTACCGATATTATTTCGGCATGTATGATGCTTGGTATGATGGTGACTATGAACCAGCGTTTAGATGCAGAAACACTCCAAATCGTTGCTGAAGAATTTAACTATAAGGTTGAGTTTGTAGGTGCAGAAGTAGAGGAATCTATCGAAGAAGTTGAAGATAGTCCTGAAGAGTTATTACCACGTGCTCCGATCATCACAGTAATGGGTCACGTAGATCACGGTAAAACATCATTATTAGACTACATTCGTAAGGCAAACGTAATTGCCGGTGAAAGTGGGGGAATTACTCAGCATATAGGAGCATATAGTGTTACTTTAGAGGATGGTCAAAAGATTGCTTTTTTAGATACTCCTGGTCATGAGGCTTTTACAGCGATGCGTGCACGTGGAGCACAGGTTACAGATTTGGTAATTATTGTAATTGCTGCTGATGATGACGTAATGCCACAAACTAAAGAGGCTATTTCACATGCACAAGCTGCAGATGTGCCAATCGTATTTGCAATAAATAAAGTGGATAAGCCAAACGCAAATCCAGATAATATCCGAACTCAATTATCTTCAATGAATTTATTAGTTGAGGATTGGGGAGGAAATATTCAATCACAAGAAATCTCGGCTAAAACTGGTCAAGGTATTGATGAGTTATTAGAAAAGGTTTTATTAGAGGCGGAAGTTTTAGAATTAAAAGCTAATCCAGATAAGAATGCTGTAGGTACAGTTGTAGAGGCATTGTTAGACAAAGGAAGAGGGTATGTTTCTACCATTTTAGTTCAAGCTGGTACATTAAGAATTGGTGACTATTTGCTCGCAGGTAAGCATAGTGGAAAAGTAAGAGCCATGTTCGATGAAAGAGGAAATAAAATTAAAGAAGCTGGACCGTCAACTCCTGTGTCAATTTTAGGGCTAGATGGAGCGCCTCAGGCAGGTGATAAATTCAATGTTTTTGAAGATGAAAGAGAAGCAAAACAAATCGCTGCAAAGCGCTCGCAATTGCAACGTGAACAATCTGTAAGAACTCAGAAGACGTTAACATTAGATGAAATCGGACGACGTATTGCTTTAGGAGATTTTAAGGAGTTAAATATTATATTAAAAGGAGATGTAGATGGTTCAGTAGAAGCATTAACCGATTCTTTCCAGAAATTATCTACTGAAGAAATTCAAGTAAATATTTTACATAAAGGGGTTGGTGCAATTACAGAGTCTGATGTGTTGTTAGCTTCAGCCTCAGATGCAATCATTATTGGATTTAATGTAAGACCACAAGGTAATGCAAGAAATGTAGCGGATAGAGAAGAGGTTGATATTAGAACTTATTCTATTATCTATGATGCAATCAATGATCTTAAGGATGCAATGGAAGGTATGCTTTCTCCTGAAATGAAAGAAGAGATTATTGGTAATGTTGAAATCAGAGAGGTTTATAAAATCTCAAAGGTTGGTAATATTGCGGGATGTATGGTTATGAGCGGTAAAATTACTCGTGACTCCAATATTCGTATAATCAGAGACGGTATTGTTGTACATGACGGTACTTTGGCTTCCTTGAAGCGTTTCAAAGATGATGTAAAAGAAGTTACTAAAGGATATGATTGTGGTTTACAAATTAAAGGTTACAATGATATTAAAGAAGGAGACGTAATTGAAGTTTACATTGAAGTAGCAGTGAAGAAAAAGCTTAAATAG
- the nusA gene encoding transcription termination factor NusA, whose amino-acid sequence MENIALIESFSDFKDNKSIDRVTLMSILEEVFRSALKRKYGSDDNFDIIINPDKGDLEIWRNRIVVADGMSEDDNEEIELSEARKIEPDFEIGEDVSEEVKLIDLGRRAILALRQNLISKIHEHDSTNVFKQFKDLEGEIYSAEVHHIRHNAVILLDDEGNEIVLPKTEQIRSDFFRKGDSVRGVIKKVELRGNKPSIVLSRTAPGFLVKLFEQEIPEVFDGLITIEGVARIPGDKAKIAVDSYDDRIDPVGACVGVKGSRIHGIVRELGNENIDVINYTKNEQLYIARALSPAKVTSVTIDKFDEEKDGKKGRVNVLLKPEEVSKAIGRSGVNIRLASQLTGYDIDVQREGIEEEDVELTEFSDEIEAWVIEEFKRIGLDTAKSVLDKDVTELVKRTDLEEETIVEVQRILREEFED is encoded by the coding sequence ATGGAAAATATTGCATTAATCGAGTCATTTTCAGATTTTAAAGACAATAAAAGTATAGATAGGGTAACTTTAATGTCTATATTAGAAGAGGTATTTCGTTCTGCATTAAAAAGAAAATACGGTTCTGATGATAATTTTGATATTATTATCAACCCGGATAAAGGAGATTTAGAAATTTGGAGAAACCGTATTGTTGTAGCTGATGGAATGTCAGAGGATGACAATGAGGAAATTGAATTGTCAGAAGCGAGAAAAATTGAGCCCGATTTTGAAATTGGTGAAGATGTGTCTGAAGAAGTTAAATTGATTGATTTAGGAAGAAGAGCTATTTTAGCGTTACGTCAAAATCTAATTTCTAAGATTCACGAGCATGATAGCACCAATGTTTTCAAACAGTTTAAAGATCTCGAAGGAGAAATTTACAGCGCTGAAGTGCATCATATTCGTCATAATGCAGTTATTTTGTTAGATGATGAAGGGAACGAGATAGTATTACCGAAAACTGAGCAAATTCGTTCTGACTTCTTTAGAAAGGGCGATTCTGTAAGAGGTGTTATTAAAAAAGTGGAGCTAAGAGGTAATAAGCCATCTATTGTGTTGTCAAGAACAGCACCTGGATTCTTAGTGAAATTGTTTGAGCAAGAAATTCCTGAGGTATTCGACGGTTTAATTACTATTGAAGGTGTAGCAAGGATCCCCGGTGATAAAGCAAAGATTGCGGTAGATTCTTATGATGACAGAATTGATCCAGTAGGAGCTTGTGTTGGTGTTAAAGGATCTCGTATTCATGGAATTGTTCGTGAACTAGGAAATGAAAATATTGATGTAATTAATTATACTAAGAACGAACAGTTGTATATTGCAAGAGCATTAAGTCCTGCTAAAGTAACTTCCGTTACTATAGACAAGTTTGATGAGGAGAAAGATGGTAAGAAAGGCCGTGTAAATGTTCTCCTAAAGCCCGAGGAAGTATCTAAAGCAATTGGTAGGTCAGGTGTAAATATTCGTTTAGCAAGTCAGTTAACGGGTTACGATATTGATGTGCAACGAGAAGGAATAGAGGAAGAAGATGTTGAGTTAACTGAATTTTCTGATGAAATTGAAGCATGGGTGATCGAAGAATTCAAGAGGATAGGATTAGATACTGCTAAGAGTGTTTTAGATAAAGATGTTACTGAGTTAGTAAAAAGAACGGATTTAGAGGAAGAAACAATAGTAGAAGTTCAGAGAATCTTAAGAGAAGAATTCGAAGATTAA
- a CDS encoding DUF4114 domain-containing protein, translated as MKKILLLIVFLSQVIVAQNYNYLGTYSSNGTPDYLEVPGDSVSVETLEMISNAIPESYPVPDFNPQYITAGYDTNIELSQAADVYVTFIAEGAGYRNVLGFYTYDLSNPPTTAPGEEDITIIFPNASALGSGGGLQVGDKVNIGSFPANTGIGWVLLANAWSASQQQVGFGHWTVFSDPDFNPESDPELRHHNVLLSDPENERVILGFEDIRRDLNSCDNDFNDAVFYITASPYEAITTNNVADVSLSSDVTSSYDGGLESNGDLAGLIAKRNLQRSKNRTFKNLKEFQERFDKQLIQNKGLSSIANYLPETGMYGVETASISSPDDLLGITNAIEVFAADYYSGNNRVSAILATKTEGAVYDHSKAICDRLNNSTIEDIRLITSRGHRLVSSKIRRANGLVEYTVGFSIKLGDAQNELHSYWNIEQYPPGNYYNFQVWGSTYSQVFSNVNYILDAFSNEKSLVSNGENNAIPSVFVSSGNYSNGKLYLDIINKEEATEALFNGNIQATEISEITNMTETITLSGEWNENLVVNTGVLFDVGFSLSTATSAATDGLYLADGPWGLDYLSSDASISVLDISNDEIFEEEEVHEINRNLYVNGQVLGTMNIFRHILPGDQTLDVSDYNYLSFEMKSTHQIEIVLMNESLSDWNNRMRYVISASEDLTEYQISLNDFVDGNGNKVGINDVKTIVFSVIGDYINDVAFEVDINNVAFRANSSVLSVDDVAIDDGDKVVNYPNPFRGQTTIRLPKSTDVISLMVYDILGRTIFNDNIETQNTNRKEVLFNLASNKKGVFKYMVVDGEGTVYTGTLIAE; from the coding sequence ATGAAAAAAATATTACTCCTCATCGTTTTTTTATCGCAAGTCATTGTTGCTCAAAATTATAATTATTTAGGTACATATTCATCGAATGGGACTCCTGATTATTTGGAAGTTCCTGGTGATTCAGTTTCAGTCGAAACATTGGAAATGATTAGCAATGCTATACCGGAGTCTTATCCAGTTCCAGATTTCAACCCTCAGTATATTACTGCGGGATATGATACAAATATTGAATTATCTCAAGCAGCAGACGTATATGTTACTTTCATTGCAGAAGGAGCAGGTTACCGAAATGTACTTGGTTTTTATACTTATGATTTAAGTAATCCACCAACAACTGCCCCTGGAGAAGAGGATATTACAATAATTTTCCCTAATGCGTCCGCATTGGGAAGCGGCGGTGGCTTACAAGTTGGTGATAAAGTTAATATAGGTTCCTTCCCAGCTAATACTGGCATTGGTTGGGTTTTATTAGCAAATGCTTGGAGTGCATCACAACAACAGGTAGGTTTTGGTCATTGGACTGTGTTTTCCGATCCAGACTTTAATCCAGAATCAGATCCAGAACTAAGGCATCATAATGTTTTATTGTCAGATCCAGAAAATGAAAGGGTGATTTTAGGGTTTGAAGATATTAGGAGAGATTTGAATAGCTGTGATAATGATTTTAATGATGCTGTGTTTTACATAACTGCTTCCCCTTATGAAGCAATTACTACTAATAATGTTGCTGACGTGAGTCTTAGTAGTGATGTTACTTCTTCTTATGATGGTGGATTGGAGAGTAACGGAGATTTGGCTGGATTAATTGCGAAAAGAAATTTACAAAGAAGTAAAAACAGGACATTTAAAAATTTGAAAGAATTCCAAGAAAGATTCGACAAACAACTAATTCAAAACAAGGGGTTAAGTTCAATTGCTAATTATTTACCTGAAACGGGTATGTATGGTGTTGAAACAGCTTCGATTTCAAGTCCCGATGATTTATTAGGTATTACTAATGCTATTGAAGTATTTGCTGCTGACTATTACAGTGGTAATAATAGAGTATCGGCGATTTTGGCTACAAAAACTGAGGGTGCTGTTTACGATCACTCCAAAGCAATATGTGATCGATTGAATAATTCAACTATTGAGGATATTAGGTTAATTACTTCAAGAGGTCACCGACTAGTTAGTTCTAAAATCAGGAGAGCCAATGGTTTAGTTGAATATACAGTAGGGTTTTCGATCAAGTTGGGAGACGCTCAAAATGAATTACATAGCTATTGGAATATAGAGCAATACCCGCCAGGTAATTATTACAACTTCCAAGTATGGGGGAGCACATATTCTCAGGTTTTTTCTAATGTAAATTATATTTTAGATGCATTTTCAAATGAGAAATCTCTTGTCAGTAATGGGGAAAATAATGCAATTCCGTCAGTTTTTGTTAGCTCAGGTAATTATTCAAACGGAAAACTGTATTTAGATATTATTAATAAAGAGGAAGCCACGGAGGCATTATTTAATGGTAATATACAAGCTACAGAAATTTCTGAAATAACAAATATGACAGAGACTATTACTTTATCAGGAGAATGGAATGAGAATCTTGTTGTGAATACGGGCGTGTTATTTGATGTTGGATTTTCACTTTCTACAGCAACATCTGCAGCAACAGATGGACTGTATTTGGCAGATGGTCCTTGGGGTTTAGATTATTTAAGTTCGGATGCATCAATAAGTGTATTAGATATTTCAAACGATGAGATTTTTGAAGAAGAAGAAGTTCATGAAATTAATAGAAACTTATATGTTAACGGCCAGGTTTTAGGTACAATGAATATATTTAGACATATCCTGCCAGGTGATCAAACTCTTGACGTTTCTGATTATAATTATCTCTCTTTTGAGATGAAATCTACCCACCAAATTGAAATCGTTTTGATGAATGAAAGTTTATCGGATTGGAATAATAGAATGAGATATGTGATTTCAGCTAGTGAAGATTTAACCGAATACCAAATTTCCTTAAATGATTTTGTCGATGGAAACGGCAACAAGGTTGGTATCAATGATGTTAAAACGATTGTCTTCTCAGTAATAGGAGATTATATAAATGACGTAGCCTTTGAGGTTGATATTAATAATGTCGCCTTTAGGGCAAATAGTTCAGTGTTGTCGGTTGACGATGTTGCAATTGATGATGGAGATAAAGTTGTTAATTATCCAAATCCTTTTAGAGGGCAAACAACTATAAGGTTACCAAAAAGTACTGACGTTATTTCATTAATGGTTTATGATATTTTAGGTAGAACTATTTTTAATGATAATATAGAAACACAAAACACTAATAGAAAAGAAGTATTATTTAACTTGGCTTCCAATAAAAAGGGAGTTTTCAAATACATGGTAGTCGATGGTGAGGGCACAGTTTACACAGGTACGCTGATAGCAGAATAA
- a CDS encoding c-type cytochrome has protein sequence MKSVNYHNKISRILLSSFTLLFAFLVSVSVNAQEVDEARQKAGRKLFNANCASCHKLNKRATGPALGGVEKRRENEWLKKWIRNNAELRASGDADAIALYEEWGQSNMTAFPQLTDQNIDDILYYTTVGDPKKVVVGSGGVEDDLASEDQAPKWLIWILAGAIVVAFLMIASLLKTVSELKGAPKTPGLLGQTAELWEGVKKNTFLHVMFVIFGALMTAYVLFGTLFKVGVDQGYQPVQPILFSHKIHAGDNKIECQYCHSAAKHSKHSGIPSLNVCMNCHKNIAEVAEGTKVVLEDGGRVVGKTELDKEIAKIYEHVGWDKVEMEYTGNTKPIEWVRIHNLPDFAYFNHSQHVTVAGVKCQKCHGPVEEMEELYQHSPLTMGWCIDCHKETNVDLKGNEYYAKIHADLAKKYGVDQVTIAQLGGKECGKCHY, from the coding sequence ATGAAAAGTGTGAATTATCACAACAAAATTAGTCGAATTCTTTTAAGTAGTTTTACTCTTTTATTTGCATTTCTAGTAAGTGTTTCGGTAAATGCCCAGGAAGTTGATGAAGCTCGTCAAAAGGCAGGAAGAAAATTATTTAACGCTAACTGTGCTTCTTGTCATAAGCTAAACAAAAGAGCAACTGGACCTGCTTTAGGTGGAGTTGAAAAAAGAAGAGAAAACGAATGGTTAAAGAAGTGGATTCGTAATAATGCGGAGCTTAGGGCTTCAGGTGATGCTGATGCTATTGCTTTATACGAGGAATGGGGTCAATCAAATATGACTGCGTTTCCGCAGTTAACCGATCAAAATATCGATGATATTTTATATTACACCACTGTTGGTGACCCAAAGAAGGTTGTGGTTGGTTCAGGTGGTGTTGAAGATGATTTAGCCAGTGAGGATCAAGCTCCAAAATGGTTAATCTGGATTCTAGCAGGAGCTATCGTTGTTGCATTCTTAATGATCGCAAGTTTATTAAAAACGGTTAGTGAATTAAAAGGAGCCCCTAAAACCCCTGGTTTGTTAGGGCAAACAGCTGAGTTGTGGGAAGGTGTTAAAAAGAATACGTTTCTACACGTGATGTTCGTGATCTTTGGAGCATTAATGACAGCATATGTTTTATTTGGAACGTTGTTTAAGGTAGGTGTTGATCAAGGATATCAACCAGTTCAACCAATTTTATTTTCCCATAAAATTCATGCAGGTGACAATAAAATTGAGTGTCAGTATTGTCACTCAGCAGCTAAACATTCTAAACATTCAGGGATTCCTTCTTTAAATGTTTGTATGAATTGTCACAAAAACATTGCTGAAGTAGCCGAAGGAACTAAAGTCGTTTTAGAAGATGGAGGACGTGTTGTAGGTAAAACTGAATTAGATAAAGAAATCGCAAAAATATATGAGCACGTAGGTTGGGATAAAGTTGAAATGGAATACACAGGAAATACTAAACCAATCGAATGGGTTAGAATCCATAATTTACCAGACTTTGCTTACTTCAATCACTCACAACACGTAACAGTTGCAGGGGTTAAGTGTCAAAAGTGTCACGGTCCAGTAGAGGAAATGGAAGAATTATATCAGCATTCTCCATTAACTATGGGATGGTGTATTGATTGTCACAAGGAAACTAATGTTGACTTGAAAGGAAATGAGTACTACGCTAAGATTCATGCAGATTTAGCTAAGAAATATGGGGTAGATCAAGTGACAATCGCTCAATTAGGTGGTAAAGAATGTGGTAAGTGCCACTATTAA